In Glycine max cultivar Williams 82 chromosome 10, Glycine_max_v4.0, whole genome shotgun sequence, the DNA window AACATTGTCTTTATTGAAATTCTACAAGCCTGGGATAATCTTCAGAAGAAGCCAAATGTTTGTTAGCATGCATAAAACATACTGAAACCTTACACGCACAAGATTTTAATGAACGAATTCAACCCCATATTTGACCAAACTCCCTTGCaataaattgtatatatttCAATGCAACTCCTTGATTAAAgttaatctcttttttttctttcaaaaatctaaattttcagctgatccttgaaaattttatcACCATCATACATGCATGCTGAATTGCTGAGCACAATGAACATCAAACAAACCAGCCAAAGACACTATACACatggaaaggaaaaaaactACATTTAGGTGAAGAAAACCAAACCAACAAAACGACAAGATAGAAGAGAAagttgtaaatggatttttgcTTTAGTTACATTTATTACCTTGAGAGCTCGTCGTTCGTTGAAATGCTTCAAGACATCTTCTCTTGTGGATGAGAGAATGGCTTTGGTAGTAAAGCATGTTCTTCTTTTCAAGGGTAGAGAACATGGCCTAGAAGTTGCATCTGCACCCAGAAGAGGGTTGAGGTTTGGTTTTAGAGTGGTGTGAtgagaataagaagaagaagaaagtggtGTGCATGTTAAGGAATACATGTTTGTCTATTGTTTGATGCAGATGTTATCTATGGGAAGCAAGGTTGTAGTGAAGAGCAGAACACAAAAGATAAGATTACTGGTTTTGTAGCTTTATTTAAACTATCATGTTCATCAGTGAAGCTCTTCGCAATAGATACTGATAAAGGTGAAGTTTATTGTCAGTGACATAATTATGTTCAACAACTACATTAATAGTAAAACCTCCTAGCAccctaaaaataaattctacACTCTTTATGATAGGTCCAAAGAAGCTCTATAGACATAAGATGCAATGAAAGTGCTATTTCTTTATGACTATGTATTGCTAATTAACAGGATCACATTACCCTACGCAAATTATGAACAAATAAGTATGATTTCAATCGAGTACAAACTTGATTCCTGCCCCAATCCCTTCCCCTTTCCTAtttatgcaataaaaaaaaactcaaagaaAATCTTTAGTTGTTGATAAAAGTTGCACGTTATAGGCTTAGGGCAATAATGTTTCATTTAAATGTCCATGTATATGATGCAGTAGTAGCAGGTAGCAAGTGCTATAATAATCTCATTTTCCAATCAAGTGAGATAGCATAAAGGGGACATAGACAGTGAGATTTAGCTAACAGCTCATCAAACTACAACTAAAGCATATTCCTTTTTCTCCTTTGTCCACTCAACAACATCTAAAAATCCCCCATTCCATCAAAACATTGGTATTAAGCAAGATTATGAGTTATTTATTGTTGTTGGAAGTGGAAAACACAACACACTTCTAATTAAGAAGCTCCAACATGACATGAGTGAACAAAACAATGAGTatcttttcttgtttcttttctttcattatttaaaaGATAGGACAGGAAGGGTTTTTCAAACTCTTGCAATTAAAATTCTGGGATTGGAATTTGGAATCCAAGAACAAGGCACGACAAAGGGCATTAAATTCTAACTCAAAAATCCTGCGATGACTGAAAGAGACAGAATTTAGCAGAGTTCCCTTTACATAAAAAGGTATATATAATTGAGTTATCTAGGCATGCTCAAGTGACAGAGGTTAGGTTAGGTGGTGAATGGATCGAGGACACAATTATTTCATGGCAATGACTCTCACATACCAAAAGCAAAATAGACAAAAGAGTAAGGGGGTTTCTTAGGTCTGGGGTTCAAAACAATATAACTTTTTATCTTGTAGTTTGCAGGtaacagaatttttttttccatgtttaTATAACTTATTGATTAGTGAGGGCAATTTAAAATATGTAGTGGACCAATAATGCATATTCCAAAAGAAATTTTAAGGTAGAGAGGGCACTTGCCCCAAGTCCTAGCACACATCTGCCACCAGAAAGAAAGTATAACAAAATCTAGTTAACTATTTGATGTATATTGTTAGAAATCTAGTAATTATGTAATGTATTGTGCAAATAGGGATATTATCAGCTGTATAATTTGTAAAGCTTATCCATTACatttagattataattataaataagagtTTCCATTGTGCAATTAAGACAGATTCATTCACATGACCGCTCATTTTTCTCCCACCCAACACATATAATAACCTAAGCCAAATTTGGAAATACTTCGTCATATGCTAAACCATTTATCCATATAATAACCAAAgccatatgatttttttatccctTTTGAAACATTTGTATAGACacatttttaaatgtattaaatttATGTCAGTATAAATAATGAGATTAGATAGTGATATTTACCTTCCCTAAC includes these proteins:
- the LOC106794880 gene encoding uncharacterized protein, producing the protein MYSLTCTPLSSSSYSHHTTLKPNLNPLLGADATSRPCSLPLKRRTCFTTKAILSSTREDVLKHFNERRALKGGATLLDIACDPELVNLAIDLTSCPYAVRDKIIHPIKVEVRRSLNFSGK